The following DNA comes from bacterium.
TTTCAACGACGGAAAGATATGCTACAGCAGCCTGTTGAACCGGCCCGACCGGCTGGGCGACCGCCTGCTGTCCCGGGGCTTCATAACCAATTCCCAGCTGGAGGAGGCTCTTAAAGCTCAGCAGGCGGATCCGGACGGCCGCCGGCTGGGCGACATCCTGATCCATCTGGGGCTTTTGACCAAGCAGGATCTGGAGTCCGATGTCATCCGGCAGATCGCCGACGCCATATTCTATCTGCTGCGCTGGGAAGAGGGTGATTTCTTCTTTGAGCCGGACACCCTGCCCACCGAAGAGAGCATCACCGTATCGTTGGATGTCCTGAACCTGCTGCTGGAGGAGGCCCGCCGGATAGACGAATGGAAGAACCTGGAGGCCAAACTGCCGGGGGCCCAGATAATACTGGAAAGGCTTATTCTGGAAGGCGCCCAGCAGGTGGAGATGGAACTGAACGAGGAAGAACGCCAGGTGATGCAGCTGATAGACGGCCGCCGCACCATGGGCGAGGTAATGGAGGCTTCTTCGCTGGGGGAATTCCTGACCTCCAAGGTCATTTACGGTTTGCTGCGGGCGGGGCTGGTCAAGCGGGGCAACGAGCGGGCCCGGACCGCGGCCGGGGCCGGGATGGGAGCCGTGGACGAACACCGCAACCTGGGGATCGCCTTTTACAAGACCCAGATGTATGAGGAAGCCTACCGGGAATACCGGAGGATAGTGGAGATCAAGCCCGATGAAGCCGATGCCCGTTTCTATCTGGGTTTGATCCATTTCCGCAAGGAGGAATACGCCGAGGCCGCCACCGAATTCCTGGAGGCCATCGCCATTGAACCCAAAAAAGCCTGCAGTTACAATAACCTGGGGCTGGCCCTGGAAGCCATGGGCGAGTATGAAGACGCCACCCGCCAGTACAAAAAGGCTTTGGAGATGGACCCGGAAAGTTTGACGCCCAAACTCAACCTGGCCCACCTGGCCTGCCGCAAAAAGGAGTGGGGTTCTGCCCGGGATCAATTGCTGTCCCTGGAACAGCAGGCGAAGAAAACCCTGTTGGGAAGTTTTTTGCTGGGGCTGGCGGCCTACCGCAGCAATCAGTGGGATCAGGCCATAGAACACTGGCAGGAGTGCTCCCAAAGCGGACGGACCAATCCCGCTTCCGAAAACAATATCGCCGCCCTCTGGCAGGCCCGGGGTCAGGTGGAAGAAGCGGAACGCCACTATCAGGCGGCGCTCAAGGTCTCCCCGGAGAACAGGACTCTGTTGCACAATCTTTCCGAACTGTATTACCGCAACAGTCTGTGGGCCCAGGCGGTGGAGGTGCTTTCCCGGGTGGCCGGGATGGGTCTGGCGGATGTCCAGCAGCTGTACAAGCTGGGAAACCTGTGCCTTAAACAGGGTCAAAAGGACAATGCGGTAAAATGGTGGAAAAAGGCGCTGGAATTGGATCCCTCCAACCAGATGATCAGGCGCAACCTTGATCTGGCCGAAAAAAGGTAACGATTCTGCCACAAAGACACAAAGTCACTAATGATTATAAAATTAGCTTGGAACTAAATTCCAAATACGTTTACTTCGAGTTTATTTGTAAAAATATTATGAAAGAATATGCTTTAAAATGCCATTTAAGAATGAATCCAAGGTTAAATCCCTATTTGTGCCTTGGTGTCTTAGTGGCTATAAGTAGTTAAAATAATGATATTCAAAGACGCCATCACTGATCCCCAGTTGATGGAACTGGCCAAAATGATAAACGCCGAGACCGGCTTTGACATTTTGCAATACAAGGAACGGCCGTTAAAAAGGCGCCTGGCCGTCCGTCTGAGAGCCTGCCAGCTCAATACTTATCCTGAATATGCCAAAAGGCTGGCCCAGGACAAGACCGAGTACCCCAAATTGCTGGATGCCCTGACCATCAATGTCACCAATTTTTACCGCAATCCGGAAACCTTTAAAGCGATCTCAGCCGGGGTGATGCCTTTGCTGGCTGGCCAATCCGACCCGAGCCGCCCTCTGACGATCTGGAGCGCCGGCTGTTCCTCGGGGGAAGAACCTTACAGTCTGGCCATTTTGTGGCGGGAGTTCGCCGCCGGAAGCGGCGCCAGCCGCCCTTGCCGGATACTGGCCACGGATATCGACCGTCAGAGCATGGAGAAGGCCCGGCAGGGAATTTATGACCAGAACAGCATGAATGAGATCCCTCCCGAGCTGGTAAAAAAATATTTCAACATCTCAGCAAAAAGCTATTTTCTGAGCGATGATATCAAGCGGATGGTGGAATACCGGCATTTTGATCTGCTGGAACCGTCGCCTTATACCGGCCTGGACCTGA
Coding sequences within:
- a CDS encoding tetratricopeptide repeat protein, coding for MAIKGSFKEISLPDVLQLLSVGHKTGCLKVTDGKNFGSIFFNDGKICYSSLLNRPDRLGDRLLSRGFITNSQLEEALKAQQADPDGRRLGDILIHLGLLTKQDLESDVIRQIADAIFYLLRWEEGDFFFEPDTLPTEESITVSLDVLNLLLEEARRIDEWKNLEAKLPGAQIILERLILEGAQQVEMELNEEERQVMQLIDGRRTMGEVMEASSLGEFLTSKVIYGLLRAGLVKRGNERARTAAGAGMGAVDEHRNLGIAFYKTQMYEEAYREYRRIVEIKPDEADARFYLGLIHFRKEEYAEAATEFLEAIAIEPKKACSYNNLGLALEAMGEYEDATRQYKKALEMDPESLTPKLNLAHLACRKKEWGSARDQLLSLEQQAKKTLLGSFLLGLAAYRSNQWDQAIEHWQECSQSGRTNPASENNIAALWQARGQVEEAERHYQAALKVSPENRTLLHNLSELYYRNSLWAQAVEVLSRVAGMGLADVQQLYKLGNLCLKQGQKDNAVKWWKKALELDPSNQMIRRNLDLAEKR
- a CDS encoding protein-glutamate O-methyltransferase CheR; amino-acid sequence: MIFKDAITDPQLMELAKMINAETGFDILQYKERPLKRRLAVRLRACQLNTYPEYAKRLAQDKTEYPKLLDALTINVTNFYRNPETFKAISAGVMPLLAGQSDPSRPLTIWSAGCSSGEEPYSLAILWREFAAGSGASRPCRILATDIDRQSMEKARQGIYDQNSMNEIPPELVKKYFNISAKSYFLSDDIKRMVEYRHFDLLEPSPYTGLDLILCRNVLIYFSRQAQEFIFESFKKSLRPGGFLVLGKVETLFGQVKESFTPYDPKERIYRLNG